Proteins encoded in a region of the Drosophila sechellia strain sech25 chromosome 2L, ASM438219v1, whole genome shotgun sequence genome:
- the LOC6613604 gene encoding uncharacterized protein LOC6613604, with product MRTLSVLILLATLVAFCAAQQASSGKNRKENAFSKIVPRLLWNIKRGDQESHRNSQQPIIIVQQPSSNQESDRHHHHNPNYPYYPYYPPPPPQHRPPPPFPGMDWNTVGGGPTYLIINPNNMQGIYLPASSNSSNSTSSRRSAFVPTISDLLQGLNLDDLSDGSLFEDDSEVVNAAEDGNAEIPVPDGPISQADDDREEDVVSEDEIDALDRQSNRGLSPKHLVSILMQDKRRRRIQEVLAGIYLRNYNLSRK from the exons ATGAGGACCCTGAGCGTCTTGATTCTCCTCGCAACTCTGGTTGCCTTTTGTGCAGCCCAGCAGGCCTCCAGTGGCAAGAACAGAAAGGAGAATG CCTTCTCCAAGATCGTTCCTCGCCTGCTGTGGAACATCAAGCGCGGCGACCAGGAGAGCCACCGCAACTCCCAGCAACCCATCATCATAGTGCAGCAGCCCAGCTCGAATCAGGAATCGGATagacaccaccaccacaacccCAACTATCCCTACTACCCGTActacccaccaccaccaccccaacACCGTCCTCCGCCACCGTTTCCCGGCATGGACTGGAACACTGTGGGAGGAGGACCCACCTACCTGATCATCAACCCCAACAACATGCAGGGCATCTACCTGCCCGCCAGCTCCAACAGCTCCAACTCCACCAGCTCGCGTCGCAGCGCCTTTGTGCCCACCATTTCCGATTTGCTGCAGGGACTCAACCTGGACGACCTGAGCGATGGAAGTCTCTTTGAAGATGATTCGGAGGTGGTCAACGCGGCCGAGGATGGAAATGCGGAGATTCCCGTGCCCGATGGACCAATCAGCCAGGCTGACGACGATCGCGAGGAGGACGTGGTTAGCGAGGATGAGATCGACGCCTTGGATCGCCAGAGCAACAGGGGATTGAGTCCCAAACACCTGGTCTCCATACTGATGCAGGACAAGAGGCGTCGCCGCATCCAGGAGGTTCTCGCTGGCATCTATCTGAGGAACTACAATCTGAGCAGGAAGTAA
- the LOC6613603 gene encoding uncharacterized protein LOC6613603, whose amino-acid sequence MSAITIRAMTVGDYEEVEAFLAVHFFKQEPLMLIPQEDPKQSEVSPAETELHRALIPQDLSLVAVDGQRIVGLVLAGELVPEDLEREYQEAEQKEITCLLDKIHKFLAGIELQANIFKHYGVDRALYLYMLGVDTSIRRQRVGTRLVEATIELGRQRGFPVVTSTCSNLNSKRLMTALNMECILTKDYADYKDEHGEIVLRASEPHTSASVVAIRL is encoded by the coding sequence ATGTCAGCGATCACCATACGCGCCATGACAGTTGGGGATTACGAGGAGGTCGAGGcctttctcgcagtgcatttCTTCAAGCAGGAGCCGCTGATGCTGATCCCCCAGGAGGATCCCAAGCAGAGCGAAGTGTCTCCTGCGGAGACTGAGCTCCATCGTGCGCTCATACCCCAGGATCTTTCTCTGGTGGCCGTCGACGGGCAGCGCATTGTCGGCCTGGTTCTGGCCGGTGAACTGGTGCCCGAGGATCTGGAGAGGGAGTACCAGGAGGCGGAGCAGAAGGAGATCACGTGCCTGCTGGACAAGATACACAAGTTTCTGGCCGGGATCGAGCTGCAGGCTAACATATTCAAGCACTACGGAGTGGATCGGGCGCTGTACCTCTACATGCTCGGTGTGGACACCTCCATTCGGCGCCAGAGAGTGGGCACCCGCCTGGTGGAGGCCACAATTGAGCTGGGTCGCCAGCGGGGATTCCCCGTCGTCACATCTACCTGCAGCAACCTGAACTCCAAACGCCTTATGACCGCCCTGAACATGGAGTGCATACTCACGAAGGATTACGCGGACTACAAGGACGAGCACGGGGAGATCGTCCTGCGGGCATCCGAGCCACACACCTCCGCCAGTGTCGTGGCCATACGGCTGTAA